Proteins encoded within one genomic window of Streptomyces sp. NBC_00523:
- a CDS encoding M28 family peptidase gives MTAGTTLAVLAGMLVAVSGPSASADPTPPPAPKALTTAVTAADKAAASGLDTLAKGPEERYERRMVTPWINGLYSVAYERTYRGLPVVGGDAVVVADSKGRVRGSQSAVSRRINVPTTATVSAKAAETTSRKQLRTVDEVESHRLVVRATDKRSRLAWETVLTGRTAKAPSRLHVFVDAGTGAVIDSYDDVRAGTGNSQWNGPSPLTINTTASGGSYSLRDPNRPGLSCADYSTGSVYTKSTDSWGTGSASSKETGCVDVMWAAQHEWDMLRDWLGRNGHDGNGRSWPVKVGLNDVNAYWDGSTVSIGHNQANQWIGAMDVVGHEFGHGIDQYTPGGANNESGLGEATGDIMGALTEAYTNEPAPYDDPDYTVGEKINLVGNGPIRIMYNPGQIGDPNCYSSSIPSTEEHAAAGPLNHWFYLLAEGSNPGGGKPSSPTCNNSTVTGVGIQSASKVFYGGMLLKTSGMTYKRYRTATLTAAKNLDTTCTLYNRAKAAWDAVSVPAQSGDPTCSPSGNNDFSLSLDPASGSVKPGSSVTSTVRTTISSGSAQTVNLSASGLPGGVSVSFSPSSVQSGATSTMTVSATSAAAPGSYTFTVKGAGTQEHTAQYTLTVNDGGGNPGGTAPDISVANVQAHLTQFNTLASQNGGNRRAGSGGYTASLNYVKGKLQAAGYTVTEQTCATCTYTGKNLIADWPGGPADSTVMFGAHLDSVSAGPGINDNGSGSATLLENALVLAQQNPAMTKHVRFAWWNGEEQGLQGSKYYVSQLSSAQRSDIKAYYNFDMVASVNGGYFINNLNSAASAPMKEYWTSLGLAPEENVEGQGRSDDYSFQQGGIATSGYATGASDTKTSAQASKWGGTAGRSYDPCYHQSCDTTANINTTALDRSADGVAYTLWKTAVGSTAPADDFSVSVNPVSGSVQPGSSVTATVSTATTSGSAQSVRLTASGAPSGVTVSFSPTSVQSGSSATMTVSASAQAAAGTYTLSVTGTGTATHTTTYSLVIGGGGNCQPRQVVTNGGFENGTSPWTQTSGVINNRTSEKPAHSGSYQAWFGGWGSTHSDTATQSLTVPAGCSTYRLSFYLRTDTAETPDGNAYDTFTVKLGSRTLATYSNLDATNNYVLKTFDVASAAGQTVTLGFTSKEDAYLQTSFVVDDVALDVS, from the coding sequence ATGACGGCCGGGACGACCCTGGCCGTCCTCGCCGGAATGCTGGTCGCCGTCAGCGGCCCGTCCGCCTCGGCGGATCCCACCCCGCCGCCCGCCCCCAAGGCACTCACCACCGCCGTCACCGCCGCCGACAAGGCCGCGGCCAGCGGGCTCGACACCCTGGCCAAGGGCCCGGAGGAGCGCTACGAGCGCCGGATGGTCACCCCGTGGATCAACGGCCTCTACTCCGTCGCGTACGAGCGCACCTACCGCGGCCTGCCCGTGGTCGGCGGGGACGCCGTCGTGGTGGCCGACTCCAAGGGCCGGGTGCGCGGTTCGCAGTCGGCGGTCTCGCGGCGCATCAACGTGCCCACCACCGCGACCGTTTCCGCGAAGGCCGCCGAGACCACCTCGCGCAAGCAGCTGCGCACGGTGGACGAGGTCGAGAGCCACCGGCTCGTCGTACGGGCCACCGACAAGCGCTCCCGGCTGGCCTGGGAGACCGTGCTCACGGGCCGGACCGCGAAGGCTCCCAGCCGGCTGCACGTGTTCGTGGACGCGGGCACCGGCGCGGTCATCGACAGCTACGACGACGTCCGGGCCGGCACCGGCAACAGCCAGTGGAACGGGCCCAGTCCGCTCACGATCAACACCACCGCGTCCGGCGGCAGTTACTCGCTCCGCGACCCGAACCGCCCCGGGCTGAGCTGCGCCGACTACAGCACCGGGAGCGTGTACACCAAGTCCACCGACTCCTGGGGCACCGGCAGCGCGTCCAGCAAGGAGACCGGCTGCGTCGACGTGATGTGGGCGGCCCAGCACGAGTGGGACATGCTGCGCGACTGGCTCGGGCGCAACGGGCACGACGGCAACGGCCGCAGCTGGCCGGTGAAGGTCGGCCTCAACGACGTCAACGCCTACTGGGACGGTTCCACGGTCTCCATCGGCCACAACCAGGCCAACCAGTGGATCGGCGCCATGGACGTCGTGGGCCACGAGTTCGGCCACGGCATCGACCAGTACACCCCCGGCGGCGCCAACAACGAGTCCGGGCTCGGCGAGGCCACCGGCGACATCATGGGCGCGCTCACCGAGGCGTACACCAACGAGCCGGCCCCGTACGACGATCCGGACTACACCGTCGGCGAGAAGATCAACCTCGTCGGCAACGGGCCGATCCGGATCATGTACAACCCCGGCCAGATCGGCGACCCGAACTGCTACAGCTCCTCCATACCCAGCACCGAGGAGCACGCGGCGGCCGGGCCCCTCAACCACTGGTTCTATCTGCTCGCCGAGGGCTCGAACCCCGGCGGCGGCAAGCCCTCCAGCCCCACCTGCAACAACTCGACGGTGACCGGTGTGGGCATCCAGAGCGCCAGCAAGGTGTTCTACGGCGGCATGCTCCTGAAGACCAGCGGTATGACGTACAAGCGCTACCGCACGGCCACCCTCACCGCGGCCAAGAACCTCGACACCACCTGCACGCTGTACAACCGCGCCAAGGCGGCGTGGGACGCGGTCAGTGTGCCCGCCCAGAGCGGTGACCCGACCTGCTCGCCGAGCGGCAACAACGACTTCTCGCTGTCCCTGGACCCGGCCTCCGGCTCGGTGAAGCCCGGCAGCTCGGTGACGTCCACCGTCCGTACGACGATCTCGTCCGGCAGCGCCCAGACGGTGAACCTGTCGGCGAGCGGCCTGCCCGGCGGGGTCAGCGTCTCCTTCAGCCCGTCCTCGGTGCAGTCCGGTGCCACGTCCACGATGACCGTTTCGGCCACCTCGGCCGCGGCCCCCGGCTCGTACACCTTCACCGTGAAGGGCGCGGGCACCCAGGAGCACACCGCCCAGTACACGCTGACCGTCAACGACGGCGGCGGCAACCCCGGCGGCACCGCGCCCGACATCAGCGTCGCCAACGTGCAGGCCCACCTCACCCAGTTCAACACCCTCGCCTCGCAGAACGGCGGCAACCGGCGGGCCGGCAGCGGCGGGTACACCGCCTCGCTCAACTATGTGAAGGGCAAGCTCCAGGCGGCCGGCTACACCGTCACCGAGCAGACCTGCGCCACCTGCACCTACACCGGCAAGAACCTCATCGCGGACTGGCCGGGCGGCCCCGCCGACAGCACCGTGATGTTCGGCGCCCACCTCGACAGCGTCTCCGCCGGGCCCGGCATCAACGACAACGGCTCCGGCTCGGCGACCCTGCTGGAGAACGCGCTCGTCCTCGCCCAGCAGAACCCGGCCATGACCAAGCACGTCCGGTTCGCCTGGTGGAACGGCGAGGAGCAGGGCCTCCAGGGATCCAAGTACTACGTAAGCCAGCTGAGTTCGGCCCAGCGCAGTGACATCAAGGCCTACTACAACTTCGACATGGTGGCCTCGGTCAACGGCGGCTACTTCATCAACAACCTCAACTCGGCCGCCTCGGCGCCGATGAAGGAGTACTGGACCTCCCTCGGGCTCGCCCCGGAGGAGAACGTCGAGGGCCAGGGGCGCTCCGACGACTACTCCTTCCAGCAGGGCGGGATCGCCACCTCCGGCTACGCCACCGGTGCCAGTGACACCAAGACCTCGGCCCAGGCGTCCAAGTGGGGTGGCACGGCAGGCCGTTCGTACGACCCGTGCTACCACCAGTCATGCGACACCACCGCCAACATCAACACCACCGCGCTCGACCGCAGCGCCGACGGGGTCGCGTACACGCTGTGGAAGACGGCGGTCGGCTCCACCGCGCCCGCCGACGACTTCTCCGTCTCGGTGAACCCGGTCTCGGGCAGCGTCCAGCCGGGCTCCTCGGTCACCGCGACCGTGTCCACGGCCACCACCAGCGGCTCCGCGCAGAGCGTGCGGCTGACGGCGTCCGGTGCGCCGAGCGGCGTCACCGTCTCCTTCTCGCCCACCTCCGTGCAGTCCGGGTCGTCGGCCACGATGACGGTCTCCGCGAGTGCCCAGGCCGCGGCGGGTACGTACACGCTGAGCGTGACCGGTACCGGCACGGCCACCCACACCACCACGTACTCACTGGTGATCGGTGGCGGCGGGAACTGCCAGCCCCGGCAGGTCGTGACCAACGGCGGGTTCGAGAACGGGACGTCGCCCTGGACCCAGACGAGCGGCGTCATCAACAACCGGACCTCCGAGAAGCCCGCGCACAGCGGCTCGTACCAGGCGTGGTTCGGCGGCTGGGGCAGCACGCACAGCGACACCGCCACCCAGTCGCTGACGGTTCCGGCCGGCTGCTCGACGTACCGGCTGTCGTTCTACCTGCGGACCGACACCGCCGAGACGCCGGACGGGAACGCGTACGACACGTTCACCGTGAAGCTGGGGTCGCGGACCCTGGCGACGTACTCGAATCTCGACGCCACCAACAACTACGTGCTGAAAACCTTCGACGTCGCGTCGGCCGCCGGGCAGACGGTGACGCTGGGCTTCACCAGTAAGGAGGACGCCTACCTGCAGACCAGCTTCGTCGTGGACGATGTGGCCCTCGACGTGAGCTGA
- a CDS encoding helix-turn-helix domain-containing protein, whose product MTETTGPAPADARSVQAWRAFGARLRLRRRRAGLTQAQVGARVGYDHTAISKLEHGSRRTPLPLARRLDQLLGADGDLVAACEEAEERERAQAAPVAPGPLPDPVRQGPLPGEPAGGALPAMLPPGTVLPGRLPVYGLVCPLHGRDGCTVPALADVVALHARFCALGPEAVGHPALDTDTVHALTALLAVCLRADEERGWPGATAVVERTLHAMLRWMALPAAPYQRQLAPLAAEYAQSAGCLRLLWGRNGTAMAWLDRSLVWAAMSGHVGVRVAALSDMSTLARLEGDGPSALAYGEAIRPAAAGRHWAGAMSDLYQARGHAVRGDAGRTLHHIARAWAQMDLAGERDEAEAPWLSVASVRLRVESGAAGALRDLAVATGERRYALRALDAVGSAIRLLPPGLHSARKLFLARTADAYVCAGEPAAASAVAGPVLDSTEVHPATLLGQELRGLHGRLAGLTDGSAETEEFVRRLAAVVH is encoded by the coding sequence ATGACCGAGACGACGGGCCCCGCACCCGCGGACGCCCGCAGTGTCCAGGCCTGGCGGGCGTTCGGCGCCCGGCTGCGGCTGCGGCGCAGGCGGGCCGGTCTCACCCAGGCCCAGGTGGGCGCCCGGGTCGGTTACGACCACACCGCCATCAGCAAACTCGAACACGGCAGCCGCCGCACCCCGCTCCCGCTGGCCCGCCGCCTGGACCAGCTGCTGGGGGCCGACGGGGACCTCGTCGCCGCCTGCGAGGAGGCCGAGGAGAGGGAGCGCGCCCAGGCGGCGCCCGTCGCGCCCGGACCGCTGCCCGACCCGGTCCGGCAGGGCCCGCTGCCCGGGGAGCCCGCCGGCGGCGCGCTCCCGGCGATGCTCCCACCGGGGACCGTCCTGCCCGGGCGGCTGCCGGTGTACGGCCTGGTCTGCCCGCTGCACGGGCGCGACGGCTGCACGGTCCCCGCCCTCGCCGACGTCGTCGCCCTGCACGCGCGGTTCTGCGCCCTGGGGCCCGAGGCCGTGGGCCACCCCGCCCTGGACACCGACACGGTGCACGCCCTGACCGCGCTGCTCGCCGTCTGCCTGCGCGCCGACGAGGAGCGCGGCTGGCCCGGAGCGACCGCCGTGGTCGAGCGCACCCTGCACGCGATGCTCCGCTGGATGGCGCTCCCGGCCGCCCCGTACCAGCGCCAACTCGCCCCGCTGGCCGCCGAGTACGCGCAGTCGGCCGGCTGCCTCAGGCTCCTCTGGGGGCGCAACGGAACGGCGATGGCCTGGCTGGACCGGTCCCTGGTGTGGGCGGCCATGTCCGGCCATGTCGGCGTGCGGGTCGCGGCGCTCAGCGACATGAGCACCCTGGCCCGGCTGGAGGGCGACGGTCCCTCCGCCCTCGCGTACGGCGAGGCCATCCGCCCGGCCGCGGCGGGCCGCCACTGGGCGGGGGCGATGAGCGATCTCTACCAGGCGCGCGGCCACGCGGTGCGCGGCGACGCCGGGCGCACCCTGCACCACATCGCCCGGGCCTGGGCGCAGATGGACCTGGCCGGTGAGCGGGACGAGGCGGAGGCGCCCTGGCTCTCCGTCGCCTCCGTGCGCCTGCGGGTGGAGTCCGGCGCGGCGGGCGCGCTGCGCGACCTCGCCGTCGCGACGGGGGAGCGCCGCTACGCGCTGCGCGCCCTGGACGCGGTCGGCAGCGCGATCCGGCTGCTGCCGCCGGGCCTGCACTCGGCCCGCAAGCTGTTTCTGGCCCGCACGGCGGACGCGTACGTCTGCGCGGGCGAACCGGCCGCCGCGTCGGCGGTGGCGGGACCCGTCCTGGACAGCACCGAGGTGCACCCCGCGACCCTGCTCGGCCAGGAGCTGCGCGGACTCCACGGACGGCTGGCAGGCCTTACCGACGGGAGTGCGGAGACCGAGGAGTTCGTCCGCAGGCTGGCCGCCGTCGTCCACTGA
- a CDS encoding discoidin domain-containing protein — MYGPPSLRRPAPSTGRRRTGVLAAVAGLVVSLLAFVPSTPVSAAPSLLSQGKTVTVSSQEGAGTPATAAVDGDNGTRWSSAFSDPQWIKVDLGTSASVSQIALRWEAAYAKSYKIEFSTDNNTWSTAYSTTTGPGGNETLNVSGTARYVRLTGTARATGYGYSLWEFQVLGTTGGDGGPQIPGGGDLGPNVLVFDPSTPNIQAKVDEIFHQQESAQFGNGRYALMFKPGTYNNINAQIGFYTSIAGLGLKPDDTTFNGDVTVDAGWFNGNATQNFWRSAENLALNPVNGTDRWAVSQAAPFRRMHVKGGLNLAPNGYGWASGGYIADSKIDGQVGPYSQQQWYTRDSSIGSWGNGVWNMTFSGVEGAPAQSFPEPPYTTLQNTPVSREKPFLYLDGNDYKVFVPAKRTNARGVSWNGTPQGESIPLSQFYVVKPGATAATINAAVQQGLHLLFTPGIYHVNQTINIDRANTVVLGLGLATIIPDNGVTALKVGDVDGVKLAGLLVDAGPQNSQVLVQVGPDGASANHSANPTSVQDVFVRVGGAGAGKATTGMVINSNDTIIDHTWLWRADHGEGIGWETNRSDYGLQVNGDNVLATGLFVEHFNKYDVRWSGENGKTIFFQNEKAYDAPNQAAVQNGNIKGYAAYKVDDSVNTHEGWGLGSYCYFNVDPSIRQDHGFEAPVKAGVKFHDLIVVSLGGQGQYNHVINDTGSPTSGTSTVPSQVVSYP, encoded by the coding sequence ATGTATGGACCCCCCTCGCTCCGCAGACCCGCACCTTCGACCGGAAGAAGACGCACCGGCGTACTGGCCGCCGTCGCCGGTCTCGTCGTCTCGCTCCTCGCCTTCGTGCCCTCCACCCCGGTCAGCGCGGCCCCTTCCCTGCTCTCGCAGGGCAAGACGGTGACCGTGTCCAGCCAGGAGGGCGCCGGTACCCCCGCCACCGCCGCCGTCGACGGCGACAACGGCACCCGCTGGTCGAGCGCGTTCTCCGACCCGCAGTGGATCAAGGTCGACCTGGGCACCTCCGCCTCGGTCAGCCAGATCGCGCTGCGGTGGGAGGCCGCCTACGCCAAGAGCTACAAGATCGAGTTCTCCACGGACAACAACACGTGGAGCACCGCCTACTCGACCACCACGGGTCCCGGCGGCAACGAGACGCTGAACGTCTCGGGCACCGCCCGCTACGTGCGGCTGACCGGTACCGCCCGCGCCACCGGCTACGGCTACTCGCTGTGGGAGTTCCAGGTGCTCGGCACCACCGGCGGCGACGGCGGCCCGCAGATCCCGGGCGGCGGTGACCTCGGCCCGAACGTCCTGGTCTTCGACCCGTCGACGCCCAACATCCAGGCCAAGGTGGACGAGATCTTCCACCAGCAGGAGTCGGCGCAGTTCGGCAACGGACGCTACGCGCTGATGTTCAAGCCGGGCACGTACAACAACATCAACGCGCAGATCGGCTTCTACACCTCGATCGCCGGTCTCGGCCTCAAGCCGGACGACACCACGTTCAACGGTGATGTCACCGTGGACGCGGGCTGGTTCAACGGCAACGCCACGCAGAACTTCTGGCGTTCGGCGGAGAACCTGGCGCTGAACCCGGTCAACGGCACCGACCGCTGGGCCGTGTCCCAGGCCGCTCCGTTCCGCCGGATGCACGTCAAGGGCGGCCTCAACCTCGCCCCGAACGGCTACGGCTGGGCGAGCGGCGGCTACATCGCCGACAGCAAGATCGACGGCCAGGTCGGCCCGTACTCGCAGCAGCAGTGGTACACCCGCGACAGCTCCATCGGCAGCTGGGGCAACGGCGTCTGGAACATGACGTTCTCGGGTGTCGAGGGTGCTCCGGCGCAGAGCTTCCCCGAGCCGCCGTACACCACCCTCCAGAACACCCCGGTCTCCCGCGAGAAGCCGTTCCTCTACCTGGACGGCAACGACTACAAGGTCTTCGTCCCCGCCAAGCGCACCAACGCGCGCGGCGTCTCCTGGAACGGGACCCCGCAGGGCGAGTCCATCCCGCTGAGCCAGTTCTACGTCGTCAAGCCGGGGGCCACCGCCGCCACCATCAACGCGGCCGTCCAGCAGGGCCTGCACCTGCTGTTCACGCCCGGCATCTACCACGTGAACCAGACGATCAACATCGACCGCGCCAACACGGTCGTGCTGGGCCTCGGCCTGGCGACGATCATCCCGGACAACGGGGTCACCGCACTCAAGGTCGGTGACGTGGACGGCGTGAAGCTGGCCGGCCTCCTGGTCGACGCCGGTCCGCAGAACTCCCAGGTCCTCGTGCAGGTCGGCCCCGACGGCGCCTCCGCGAACCACTCCGCCAACCCGACCAGCGTCCAGGACGTGTTCGTCCGGGTCGGCGGCGCCGGTGCCGGCAAGGCGACCACGGGCATGGTGATCAACAGCAACGACACGATCATCGACCACACCTGGCTGTGGCGCGCCGACCACGGCGAGGGCATCGGCTGGGAGACCAACCGCTCCGACTACGGCCTCCAGGTCAACGGCGACAACGTCCTGGCCACCGGACTCTTCGTCGAGCACTTCAACAAGTACGACGTCCGCTGGTCCGGCGAGAACGGCAAGACGATCTTCTTCCAGAACGAGAAGGCCTACGACGCCCCCAACCAGGCGGCCGTCCAGAACGGCAACATCAAGGGCTACGCCGCCTACAAGGTGGACGACTCGGTCAACACCCACGAGGGCTGGGGACTGGGGAGCTACTGCTACTTCAACGTCGACCCGAGCATCCGCCAGGACCACGGCTTCGAGGCCCCGGTCAAGGCCGGCGTGAAGTTCCACGACCTGATCGTCGTCTCCCTCGGCGGCCAGGGCCAGTACAACCACGTCATCAACGACACGGGTTCGCCGACCTCCGGGACCTCGACCGTGCCGTCGCAGGTGGTGTCCTACCCCTGA
- a CDS encoding SpoIIE family protein phosphatase → MFSVRTVAGQFFVLMLGIVILLDAAAVVALVVQGRRDSMSAARTQSLSVAQTFAHAPGVAAALDSKNPTAVLQPRAEEIRQSTGVENVVVAGTDGIRYTHRDIALIGKRISGPYKEAVEGEAVTRTVTGSRGRAVTSLVPVERRDGSVAGLVAVGIKVEAVNRLAYPSVPLTIGAGITALALTAAGAALVGRRLSRQTRGLGPAEMTRMYEHHDAVLHAVREGVLIIGADHRLLLANDEARRLLGLPADAEGRAVTDLGLASGTAELLSSGQVATDELRPAGDRLLAVNLRPTEERGGQPGMVATLRDTTELRALTGRAETVRERLTLLYRAGALIGTTLDVTTTAQELADVAVPGFADCVTVDLADAVLRGGEPRPPTGDTLDLRRTAVRTSVEDHPLFPTGRVIGYRATTAEGVGTGVGHTWIVSDLATSWQWRETEPEQADRVLEHGYHSLLSVPLRARGVILGIANFWRAQNEDPFDLDDLSFAEELVARAAVSVDNARRYTREHEMAVTLQRSLLPRGLPEQNALDVAFRYLPAQAGVGGDWFDVIPLSGARVALVVGDVVGHGLHAAATMGRLRTTVLNFSTLDLAPDELLGHLDELVVRMDQDEESGGGSITGATCLYAIYDAVSGRCTVARAGHPGPALVLPDGTVSFPEIPAGLPLGIGGMPFEMTELDVPEGSRLVLYTDGLVERRDRDIDDGMELLRRSLADRDRTPEETCDDVLEAMLPSRASDDVALLVARTRTLDPSRRVQWDVPPDPAAVAGIRKQAMRWLSDRGLDEEGFVTELILSELVTNAIRYGSEPITVRLLYDRALTCEVSDCSSTSPHLRYATTTDEGGRGLFLVAQFAERWGARYTDRGKVIWSEQTLGGAPPSSLL, encoded by the coding sequence ATGTTCAGCGTCCGTACCGTCGCCGGACAGTTCTTCGTCCTCATGCTCGGCATCGTCATCCTGCTCGACGCCGCCGCCGTCGTCGCCCTCGTCGTACAGGGCCGCCGCGACAGCATGAGCGCGGCCCGCACCCAGTCGCTGAGCGTCGCGCAGACCTTCGCCCACGCCCCGGGCGTCGCGGCGGCCCTCGACAGCAAGAACCCCACGGCCGTCCTCCAGCCGCGCGCCGAGGAGATCCGGCAGAGCACCGGCGTCGAGAACGTCGTCGTGGCCGGCACCGACGGCATCCGCTACACCCATCGCGACATCGCCCTCATCGGCAAGCGGATCAGCGGCCCCTACAAGGAAGCGGTCGAAGGGGAAGCGGTCACCCGCACGGTGACGGGGAGCCGGGGCAGAGCGGTCACCTCGCTGGTGCCCGTCGAGCGCCGGGACGGCTCCGTGGCCGGACTGGTGGCGGTCGGTATCAAGGTCGAGGCCGTCAACCGGCTCGCGTACCCGAGCGTCCCGCTGACCATCGGCGCCGGGATCACCGCCCTCGCCCTCACCGCGGCCGGCGCCGCCCTGGTGGGCCGCCGCCTCAGCCGCCAGACGCGCGGCCTCGGCCCGGCCGAGATGACCCGGATGTACGAACACCACGACGCCGTCCTGCACGCCGTGCGCGAGGGCGTCCTCATCATCGGCGCCGACCACCGGCTGCTGCTCGCCAACGACGAGGCCCGGCGGCTGCTCGGCCTCCCGGCGGACGCCGAGGGCCGCGCGGTGACCGACCTCGGGCTCGCCTCCGGCACCGCGGAGCTGCTGTCCTCCGGGCAGGTCGCCACGGACGAGCTCCGGCCCGCCGGGGACCGGCTGCTCGCCGTCAACCTCCGCCCCACCGAGGAGCGCGGCGGCCAGCCCGGCATGGTCGCCACCCTCCGCGACACCACCGAACTGCGGGCCCTCACCGGCCGCGCCGAGACCGTACGCGAACGGCTGACGCTCCTCTACCGGGCGGGCGCCCTGATCGGGACCACCCTCGACGTCACCACCACCGCCCAGGAGCTCGCCGACGTCGCCGTCCCCGGATTCGCCGACTGCGTCACGGTCGACCTGGCCGACGCCGTCCTGCGCGGCGGGGAGCCGCGACCGCCCACGGGCGACACCCTGGACCTCCGCCGCACCGCCGTCCGCACCTCCGTCGAGGACCACCCGCTCTTCCCGACCGGCCGCGTCATCGGCTACCGGGCGACCACCGCCGAAGGCGTGGGCACCGGCGTCGGGCACACCTGGATCGTCTCCGACCTGGCCACCTCGTGGCAGTGGCGGGAGACCGAGCCGGAACAGGCCGACCGCGTCCTGGAGCACGGCTACCACTCCCTGCTCTCGGTCCCGCTTCGGGCCCGCGGCGTCATCCTGGGCATCGCCAACTTCTGGCGCGCGCAGAACGAGGACCCCTTCGACCTGGACGACCTCTCCTTCGCCGAGGAACTGGTGGCCCGTGCCGCGGTCAGTGTCGACAACGCCCGCCGCTACACCCGTGAGCACGAGATGGCCGTCACCCTTCAGCGCAGCCTCCTCCCGCGCGGCCTGCCCGAGCAGAACGCCCTGGACGTCGCCTTCCGCTACCTCCCGGCGCAGGCGGGCGTGGGCGGCGACTGGTTCGACGTGATCCCGCTCTCCGGCGCCCGGGTCGCCCTCGTCGTCGGCGACGTCGTCGGGCACGGGCTGCACGCGGCGGCCACCATGGGCCGGCTGCGCACGACGGTCCTCAACTTCTCCACGCTCGACCTGGCGCCCGACGAACTCCTCGGCCACCTGGACGAACTGGTGGTCAGGATGGACCAGGACGAGGAGTCGGGCGGCGGCTCGATCACCGGCGCCACCTGCCTGTACGCGATCTACGACGCCGTGTCCGGCCGCTGCACGGTCGCCAGGGCCGGCCACCCCGGGCCCGCGCTCGTGCTGCCCGACGGCACGGTCAGCTTCCCGGAGATCCCGGCCGGACTGCCCCTCGGGATCGGCGGCATGCCCTTCGAGATGACCGAGCTGGACGTCCCCGAGGGCAGCCGCCTCGTCCTGTACACGGACGGTCTGGTGGAGCGCCGCGACCGGGACATCGACGACGGCATGGAGCTGCTGCGCCGCTCGCTCGCCGACCGCGACCGCACCCCCGAGGAGACCTGCGACGACGTGCTGGAGGCCATGCTGCCCAGCCGCGCCAGCGACGACGTGGCCCTGCTGGTCGCCCGGACCCGCACCCTGGACCCGTCCCGGCGCGTCCAGTGGGACGTGCCCCCGGACCCGGCCGCGGTCGCCGGAATCCGCAAACAGGCCATGCGCTGGCTCTCGGACCGGGGCCTGGACGAGGAGGGCTTCGTCACCGAGCTCATCCTGAGCGAACTCGTCACCAACGCCATCCGCTACGGCTCCGAGCCCATCACGGTCCGGCTGCTCTACGACCGGGCCCTGACCTGCGAGGTGTCGGACTGCAGCAGCACCTCCCCGCACCTGCGCTACGCCACCACGACGGACGAGGGCGGCCGGGGCCTCTTCCTCGTCGCCCAGTTCGCGGAGCGCTGGGGGGCCAGGTACACCGACCGGGGCAAGGTCATCTGGTCCGAGCAGACACTCGGCGGCGCGCCGCCGTCCAGTCTGCTGTAG
- a CDS encoding potassium channel family protein: MVPVFLTKAVELLLGRENRSLHLKAAGWATVLLAVTMLAGSWLVVLAERHAPDATITSYPRALWWSVETATTVGYGDLFPVTLWGRVVAAVVMGVGITTYGMVTAALATWFVGHEQRRRHRLAAEAGHAAREMRDETERLLHERFDRIERLLADSGRRPPG; encoded by the coding sequence ATGGTGCCTGTATTCCTGACCAAGGCGGTCGAGCTGCTGCTCGGCCGGGAGAACCGCTCACTGCATCTGAAGGCGGCCGGCTGGGCGACGGTGCTGCTCGCCGTGACGATGCTGGCCGGGTCCTGGCTGGTGGTCCTGGCCGAACGGCACGCGCCGGACGCCACGATCACGTCCTATCCACGGGCGCTGTGGTGGTCGGTGGAGACCGCGACGACCGTCGGTTACGGGGATCTCTTCCCGGTGACGCTGTGGGGGCGGGTCGTGGCCGCCGTCGTGATGGGCGTCGGCATCACGACGTACGGGATGGTGACGGCCGCCCTCGCGACCTGGTTCGTCGGGCACGAGCAGCGGCGCCGCCACCGGCTGGCCGCCGAGGCCGGGCACGCCGCGCGCGAGATGCGGGACGAGACGGAGCGGCTGCTGCACGAGCGCTTCGACCGCATCGAGCGGCTGCTCGCCGATTCGGGACGCAGGCCGCCGGGCTGA